DNA from Candidatus Binataceae bacterium:
ACGGCTTCCTTGTACAGACGCTGGCGCTCGGCTTCGCTGCCGTCGCACCAATGGATGCGGTCGGGCCTGGTCAGGCGAGCCATCTCGTCCACCCATGTGGAGAGAAAACGGTTCGCGTTGGCGCTCTTTTTAGGATCTGCGTTTGTCATTGGGATGTCGGGGATGTCAGAGATTTCGGAGGCGATTTTCGGTCGCGATCCGTTTTGAGCTCGGTTTTAGGCCTTGTGGTTGCAAATGTCAAAATTCAGCCGCAAGTAAGTAAGATTAACTGCCAAAATACCTCACGATAACAATATTACAATAAATCATATCGTCAGGTTTAAAAAACGTCTCGGCCGATGCAAATTGAAGCGGTTGTGCGGACACAATATGCGAAAGTTGTACCCGTGATCGCATTCGCGACTTTGTGTCGATAGGCATGAGTTCGGTGCCCGCAGGCGCATCGGATCCTGCCTTCTCCTGACCTTTCGGTAAGGTTTTTGCGCCAACCCGTGAGCCGGATGGCTCCAAAGCGCTTTGCCTTATAACGCGCGCCGCCGGACGGTGCAGTTGCTTATAGTTCATTTGACATCCCGGCGGGTTAGACCTTATACTCGACCTTGTAAGTCCACTAATTCGAGCGCCAGTATTGCGGCGCTGTTTTCGGGACCAGTGGGCCGCCGATGAGCGTCCGAGAGGGTTCGGGCGAGAGGGTTCGGAATCGATGTTGAAGTTGCCGATCTACATGGACAATCACGCGACGACGCCGGTCGATCCGCGGGTGCTGGACGCGATGCTGCCGTACTTCAGGGAGAAGTTCGGCAATGCCGCGAGCCGCAATCACAGCTTCGGCTGGGAGGCCGAGGAAGCGGTCGACAAGGCGCGCAATCAGATTGCCGCGCTGGTCAATGCCAAATCCAAGGAAATCATCTTCACCAGCGGAGCGACCGAGTCCGACAACGAAGCGATCAAGGGGGTTGTCGAGTTCTACAAGGACAAGGGCAACCACATTATCACCTGCGTCACCGAGCACAAGGCGGTGCTCGACAGCTGCCGCGCGCTGGAACGCGCGGGCAAGGCGACGGTGACCTACCTTGCCGTGGACAAGTACGGGATGGTCGATCCGGACGCCGTGCGTAACGCGCTCACCGACAAGACCGTGCTGATCTCGATTATGTACGCGAACAACGAGATCGGAACGATCCATCCGATCCGCGAAATCGGCCGGATCGCTAAAGAGCGCGGCGTGATTTTCCACTGCGACGCGGTACAGGCGATCGGCAAGATTGCGGTCGACGTCGAGCGCGACGGTATCGACCTGCTCGCGATGTCGGGGCATAAGCTTTACGGGCCCAAGGGCGTGGGCGCGCTCTATGTGCGCTCCAAGGGGCCGCGCGTGCGCCTGACCCCGATTATCGATGGCGGCGGCCACGAGCGCGGGATGCGCTCGGGCACGCTCAACGTGCCGGGAATCGCGGGCTTCGGCGCGGCGTGCGAGATCGCGCGAGCGGAGATGCAGGAGGAGGCGGCGCGGCTGCGCTCGCTGCGCGACAAGCTGCAGGCCGGGCTCTTCGAGCGCCTCGACGAGATCTATCTGAACGGTCATCCGACCGAGCGCCTGCCCGGCAATCTCAACGTCAGCTTCGCCTACGTCGAGGGCGAGTCGCTACTGATGGGAATCAGCGACGTCGCGGTGAGCTCCGGTTCGGCCTGCACCTCGGCCACGCTGGAGCCGTCCTACGTGATTCGCGCGCTCGGCATCAACGAGGAACTGGCGCACAGTTCGATCCGTTTCGGGGTGGGGCGCTTCAACACCGAGGAAGAGGTGGACTTCGTGACCGAGCAGGTCTCGCGCGAGGTCAAGCGGCTGCGCGAGATGTCGCCGCTGTACGAGATGGCGCGCGAGGGAATCGATCTCAAGTCCGTCAACTGGCGGGCGTAAATTCGCAACCAGGAGCTAAGCGGTCATGGCTTATTCAGATAAGGTTCTCGAGCACTACAACAATCCGCGCAACGTAGGCAGTTTCGCCAAGGACGACCCGGATGTCGGTACGGGCGTGGTCGGCGCGCCCGAGTGCGGCGACGTGATGAAGCTGCA
Protein-coding regions in this window:
- a CDS encoding IscS subfamily cysteine desulfurase, with the translated sequence MLKLPIYMDNHATTPVDPRVLDAMLPYFREKFGNAASRNHSFGWEAEEAVDKARNQIAALVNAKSKEIIFTSGATESDNEAIKGVVEFYKDKGNHIITCVTEHKAVLDSCRALERAGKATVTYLAVDKYGMVDPDAVRNALTDKTVLISIMYANNEIGTIHPIREIGRIAKERGVIFHCDAVQAIGKIAVDVERDGIDLLAMSGHKLYGPKGVGALYVRSKGPRVRLTPIIDGGGHERGMRSGTLNVPGIAGFGAACEIARAEMQEEAARLRSLRDKLQAGLFERLDEIYLNGHPTERLPGNLNVSFAYVEGESLLMGISDVAVSSGSACTSATLEPSYVIRALGINEELAHSSIRFGVGRFNTEEEVDFVTEQVSREVKRLREMSPLYEMAREGIDLKSVNWRA